The following are encoded in a window of Allosphingosinicella indica genomic DNA:
- a CDS encoding DUF885 domain-containing protein has product MRTILLLAAATILIAPAMAAAQPVAQAQPAPGKADTRLKAIYDAEWDWRLKEMAREEDEEGRDIASDRMPRVDAASQQRRLAYWTKALADVRAIPKSDLSAEEQVNAAVFETMVEADINDIRYKNYEAPFNSDTFFWTSFTPRQGFKDAASYRRYLGRLRDVPRYFDEETVNMRAGLARGFTVPQVSVTGRDKTIEPYLQTGEENPLYTPFKDMLASMPEAEKARLRAEARQVIDGQAVPAYTKLLAFIRDEYLPKARTNIGASTLPDGKAYYQAMIEKFTTLKLTPAQIHKIGLSEVARIRAEMEATKQEAKFEGSLAEFMTFLRTDPQFYAKTPHELLADASYWVKKADLKLKDTIGFLPRYRHGILPVPPALAPIYTGGRGGLESCLFNTYNLPARPLYTLPSLALHECTPGHSFQAALALEGPDRPAFRDNIYFSGYGEGWGLYTEWLGTVMGIYETPYQNFGRLTYEMWRAVRLVVDTGIHEYGWSRDRAIAYMKENVALSDHEITTEVDRYIAWPGQAVAYKLGELQIRRHRNEAEEALGPKFDQRKFHDAILALGSVPLPVLEARMKQFIADGGENPPRPATAP; this is encoded by the coding sequence ATGCGCACGATCCTTCTCCTCGCCGCCGCGACGATCCTGATCGCGCCGGCGATGGCCGCTGCACAGCCTGTCGCTCAGGCGCAGCCAGCGCCCGGCAAGGCCGACACCCGCCTCAAAGCGATCTACGATGCCGAGTGGGACTGGCGGCTGAAGGAGATGGCGCGCGAGGAGGATGAGGAAGGCCGCGACATCGCGTCCGACCGCATGCCGCGCGTCGATGCTGCTTCGCAGCAGCGGCGGCTTGCTTACTGGACGAAGGCGTTGGCCGATGTCCGCGCGATCCCGAAATCCGATCTTTCCGCCGAGGAGCAGGTCAACGCCGCAGTGTTCGAGACGATGGTCGAAGCCGACATCAACGACATCCGCTACAAAAATTACGAAGCGCCGTTCAATTCGGACACCTTTTTCTGGACCAGCTTCACGCCCCGCCAAGGATTCAAGGATGCCGCATCCTACCGCCGCTATCTCGGCCGCCTGCGCGACGTGCCGCGCTATTTCGATGAGGAAACGGTCAACATGCGCGCCGGGCTCGCGCGCGGCTTCACCGTGCCCCAGGTGTCGGTGACGGGGCGCGACAAGACGATCGAGCCCTATCTCCAGACCGGCGAGGAAAACCCGCTCTACACGCCGTTCAAGGACATGCTGGCATCGATGCCGGAGGCCGAGAAGGCGCGGCTGCGCGCCGAGGCGCGGCAGGTGATCGACGGTCAGGCGGTGCCCGCCTACACCAAGCTTCTCGCCTTCATCCGCGACGAATATCTGCCCAAGGCGCGAACCAATATCGGCGCGTCCACGCTGCCCGACGGCAAGGCCTATTATCAGGCGATGATCGAGAAGTTCACGACGCTCAAGCTCACGCCCGCGCAGATCCACAAGATCGGCCTCTCAGAAGTTGCGCGCATCCGCGCCGAGATGGAAGCGACGAAACAGGAAGCGAAGTTCGAAGGATCGCTCGCCGAATTCATGACCTTCCTGCGCACCGATCCGCAATTCTACGCCAAGACACCGCACGAGCTGCTCGCCGACGCGTCCTATTGGGTGAAGAAGGCGGACCTGAAGCTCAAGGACACGATCGGCTTCCTGCCGCGCTACCGCCACGGCATCCTGCCGGTGCCGCCCGCACTCGCGCCGATCTACACCGGCGGGCGCGGCGGGCTCGAAAGCTGCCTGTTCAACACCTACAATTTGCCGGCGCGCCCGCTCTATACGCTGCCGTCGCTCGCGCTGCACGAATGCACGCCGGGGCACAGCTTCCAGGCCGCGCTCGCGCTGGAGGGGCCGGATCGCCCGGCGTTCCGCGACAACATCTATTTCTCGGGCTATGGCGAGGGGTGGGGCCTCTACACCGAGTGGCTCGGCACGGTAATGGGCATCTATGAGACGCCTTACCAGAATTTCGGGCGGCTGACCTACGAGATGTGGCGCGCCGTCCGCCTCGTCGTCGATACCGGTATCCATGAATATGGCTGGAGCCGTGATCGTGCGATCGCCTATATGAAAGAGAATGTCGCGCTCTCGGACCACGAGATTACGACCGAGGTCGATCGCTATATCGCCTGGCCGGGCCAGGCCGTCGCCTACAAGCTGGGCGAGCTCCAGATCCGCCGCCACCGCAACGAAGCCGAGGAAGCGCTAGGGCCGAAGTTCGACCAGCGCAAGTTCCACGATGCTATCCTGGCGCTGGGATCGGTGCCGCTGCCGGTACTGGAAGCGCGGATGAAGCAATTCATCGCCGACGGCGGCGAAAACCCGCCGAGGCCTGCAACGGCGCCGTAG
- a CDS encoding AI-2E family transporter, which yields MTAGVGGTGEADAPPTGQASAQVPAPDADAPVVHAHHHEEHDDTQTAAYRRDRLLAALTLIAGVGLAVALPFALRAGAEFFLPVTAALVIAIALVPLLEWFERRRVPSGLAAFSCVLLFLGIANAAVAAIVVPATAWVQMLPERIGRVRDTLAPILDVYASLEKFIDDVVLQFGKGGGEVQKVAVETPNSMLDLIATSAPYALIHAFFALLVIFFFLAGWTRMRKATITTRASFDGAMTTARVIQQVVDSTSTYLGTITLVNMSVGLLMALLLWAIGMPTPLMWGGIVAVLNYIPYLGPIASSALLALGGLMVFSDPWYALLPVVAFVGVHMIEANILTPALVGRRLTINPLLILVALSFWTWVWGTTGALLAVPLLIIFKTVLNAAGRPDIAGFLFEEGTLTGHHHDDDD from the coding sequence ATGACGGCTGGGGTCGGTGGAACGGGGGAGGCAGACGCGCCGCCGACGGGCCAGGCCTCCGCACAGGTGCCGGCGCCGGATGCGGATGCGCCAGTTGTTCACGCCCATCACCATGAAGAGCATGACGATACGCAGACCGCCGCCTACCGGCGCGATCGGCTGCTCGCTGCCTTAACCCTGATCGCGGGCGTCGGGCTCGCGGTGGCACTACCCTTCGCGCTGCGGGCCGGCGCCGAATTTTTCCTGCCGGTGACCGCGGCGCTGGTGATCGCGATCGCTTTGGTGCCGCTGCTCGAATGGTTCGAGCGGCGCCGCGTACCCTCGGGTCTCGCCGCCTTCAGTTGCGTGCTGCTTTTCCTGGGCATCGCCAATGCCGCCGTGGCGGCGATCGTGGTGCCGGCGACCGCCTGGGTGCAGATGCTGCCCGAGCGGATCGGTCGCGTCCGCGATACGCTGGCGCCGATCCTCGACGTCTATGCCAGCCTGGAGAAGTTCATCGACGATGTCGTGCTCCAATTCGGCAAGGGCGGCGGCGAGGTTCAGAAAGTGGCAGTGGAGACGCCCAACTCGATGCTCGATCTCATCGCGACCTCGGCGCCGTACGCGCTGATCCACGCCTTCTTCGCCCTGCTCGTCATCTTCTTCTTCCTCGCCGGCTGGACGCGGATGCGCAAAGCCACGATCACGACACGCGCCAGCTTCGACGGTGCGATGACGACGGCGCGCGTCATCCAGCAGGTGGTCGATTCGACCTCCACCTATCTCGGCACGATCACGCTGGTGAATATGTCGGTCGGGCTGCTGATGGCGCTGCTGCTCTGGGCGATTGGGATGCCGACGCCGCTGATGTGGGGCGGCATCGTCGCTGTGCTGAACTATATCCCCTATCTCGGGCCGATCGCGTCCTCGGCGCTGCTCGCGCTCGGCGGGCTGATGGTGTTCTCCGATCCCTGGTATGCGCTGCTGCCGGTCGTCGCGTTCGTCGGCGTCCACATGATCGAGGCGAACATCTTGACGCCGGCGCTCGTCGGGCGGCGGCTGACGATCAATCCGCTGCTCATCCTGGTGGCACTCAGCTTCTGGACATGGGTGTGGGGGACGACCGGCGCGCTTCTCGCGGTGCCGCTGCTCATCATCTTCAAGACGGTGCTCAACGCCGCCGGGCGGCCGGATATCGCGGGGTTCCTATTCGAGGAGGGGACGCTCACCGGCCACCATCACGACGACGATGATTAG
- a CDS encoding FAD-dependent oxidoreductase — METIGRDLREMQRVPLAPSHVEAIRAVGSAAFFPAGTMLVQPGEPADRFVYVEEGEIEVVNAYTGERLVPSTLGPTQFMAEIGLLGGGSWTMPMRAAQDTRVIEVPRDTILKLMSEIPEMSDIIITVLAARRRRQLDARDASLVLVGEDQDRAIRRIADFASRNHLPYQSHDLGSPEARAVAASCAMAPDRPLVVFGRNQVIDDPSPDRLAQLFGLSRQFEDEECFDLLVVGGGPAGVAAGVYAGAEGLSALVVEDTAIGGQAGTSSRIENYMGFPTGISGADLVWRGEVQAMKFGTRFAMPRRVVDLAELDDGSFCATFDNGQRVRARAVVVATGVQYRRLPIDRLGEFEGAGVYYAATENEARYCRDAEAIVIGGGNSAGQVAMYLSRSARHVRLVVRGDSLAQSMSSYLTNRLEADPAITIEYGAEIVAVDGGDGLEQVTLRNARTGEARPISTCAMFVMVGAAPNTGWLSGLVALDGKGFVLTGDQAGADSPYATSRAGIFAVGDVRAASVKRVASAVGEGSVVISRVWAYINA, encoded by the coding sequence ATGGAGACGATCGGCCGGGACCTTCGCGAAATGCAGCGCGTACCACTCGCACCATCGCATGTGGAAGCCATCCGCGCCGTCGGCAGCGCTGCCTTCTTTCCCGCCGGCACGATGCTGGTCCAGCCGGGAGAGCCAGCCGACCGGTTCGTCTATGTCGAGGAAGGCGAGATTGAGGTCGTAAACGCCTATACCGGCGAACGGCTCGTGCCCTCGACGCTCGGCCCGACGCAATTCATGGCGGAGATCGGGCTGCTCGGCGGAGGCAGCTGGACGATGCCGATGCGCGCCGCGCAGGATACGCGCGTCATCGAGGTTCCGCGCGACACCATATTGAAGCTGATGTCCGAGATCCCGGAGATGTCGGACATCATCATCACGGTGCTAGCCGCGCGCCGCCGCCGCCAGCTCGACGCACGGGACGCATCGCTGGTTCTTGTGGGCGAAGATCAGGATCGCGCGATCCGGCGCATTGCCGATTTCGCCAGCCGCAATCACCTGCCCTACCAGTCGCACGATCTGGGAAGCCCGGAGGCACGCGCGGTCGCGGCGAGCTGCGCGATGGCACCCGACCGCCCCCTGGTCGTCTTCGGCCGCAACCAGGTGATCGACGATCCGAGCCCGGACCGGCTCGCGCAGCTCTTTGGCCTCAGCCGTCAGTTCGAGGACGAGGAATGTTTCGACCTTCTCGTCGTCGGCGGCGGTCCTGCGGGCGTCGCCGCCGGAGTCTATGCCGGGGCGGAGGGACTGTCAGCATTGGTCGTCGAGGATACCGCGATCGGGGGCCAGGCGGGAACATCGAGCCGTATCGAAAATTATATGGGCTTTCCGACCGGCATCTCGGGCGCCGACCTCGTCTGGCGCGGGGAGGTGCAGGCAATGAAGTTCGGCACCCGGTTCGCCATGCCCCGCCGCGTCGTCGACCTCGCGGAGCTTGATGACGGCAGTTTCTGCGCCACCTTTGACAACGGCCAGCGGGTCCGCGCCCGCGCCGTAGTCGTTGCGACAGGCGTGCAATATCGCCGCTTGCCGATCGATCGTCTGGGTGAGTTCGAAGGTGCCGGCGTCTATTATGCCGCGACTGAAAACGAAGCGCGCTATTGCCGAGATGCGGAAGCGATTGTCATCGGCGGGGGCAATTCGGCGGGCCAGGTGGCAATGTATCTCTCGCGCTCGGCACGGCACGTGCGCCTTGTCGTGCGTGGTGACAGCCTCGCCCAGTCGATGTCGAGCTATCTCACCAACCGCTTGGAGGCGGACCCTGCAATCACGATCGAATATGGTGCCGAGATCGTGGCAGTCGACGGTGGTGACGGGCTCGAGCAAGTGACGCTGCGCAACGCCCGAACCGGAGAAGCGCGCCCGATATCGACCTGCGCAATGTTCGTGATGGTCGGAGCCGCGCCCAATACCGGCTGGCTTTCTGGGCTTGTCGCCCTTGATGGCAAGGGCTTCGTGCTGACCGGGGACCAAGCTGGCGCGGACTCACCCTACGCCACATCGCGGGCGGGCATCTTCGCCGTCGGTGACGTGCGAGCGGCCTCCGTAAAACGGGTGGCGTCCGCGGTCGGCGAAGGCTCGGTCGTCATTTCGCGCGTTTGGGCGTACATAAACGCTTAA
- a CDS encoding Hsp20 family protein, with protein MRNDFDLTAYRRSTIGFDRLFDMLEGRMRAEAGDNYPPFDLEKLSDDRYRITLAVAGFGPDDIEIVAKQGELVVTGRRTEDRDDGDYLHRGIAARPFERRFELADFVEVRSAEFANGLLTISLEREIPEAMKPRKIPITGTNPPLSAVETEREAA; from the coding sequence ATGAGAAACGACTTCGACCTGACCGCCTATCGCCGCTCCACGATCGGCTTCGACCGGCTCTTCGACATGCTCGAGGGCCGGATGCGGGCCGAGGCGGGCGACAATTACCCGCCATTCGATCTCGAGAAGCTCAGCGACGATCGCTATCGCATCACCCTCGCGGTCGCCGGCTTCGGCCCGGATGACATCGAGATCGTCGCGAAACAGGGCGAACTCGTGGTCACCGGGCGCAGGACCGAGGACCGTGACGACGGCGACTATTTGCACCGCGGGATCGCGGCGCGGCCGTTCGAGCGACGCTTCGAGCTAGCCGATTTCGTCGAGGTCCGCTCTGCGGAGTTCGCGAATGGCCTCCTCACCATCTCGCTGGAACGGGAAATTCCCGAGGCAATGAAGCCTCGCAAGATCCCGATCACCGGCACCAATCCGCCGCTGAGCGCCGTCGAGACCGAGCGCGAAGCCGCCTGA
- a CDS encoding TetR/AcrR family transcriptional regulator, with protein sequence MENALKVQKGRPREFCVDQALAAALGVFWSKGYEGASMTDLTEAMGITKPSLYAAFGNKEALFHKALDLYEAEKLEYTREALKQPTARAVAEHFMRGAIDAQTSACDPKGCLGVISATACGAEAESIKADVIQRRASSQAALVGRFEQAKRDGDLPDHVDVAGLTAYLYAILQGMAVQAGSGASRADLERVVETSLLMWPGR encoded by the coding sequence ATGGAAAATGCGCTCAAAGTTCAGAAGGGCCGCCCTCGGGAATTTTGCGTGGATCAGGCGCTTGCCGCTGCGCTCGGCGTCTTCTGGTCAAAGGGCTATGAAGGCGCTTCGATGACCGATCTTACCGAGGCGATGGGCATCACCAAGCCGAGCCTCTATGCTGCTTTCGGCAACAAGGAGGCGCTGTTCCACAAGGCGCTGGACCTCTACGAGGCCGAAAAGCTCGAATATACGCGCGAGGCGCTGAAGCAGCCGACCGCCCGTGCCGTCGCCGAACATTTCATGCGGGGCGCGATCGATGCGCAGACCAGCGCATGCGACCCCAAGGGTTGTCTCGGCGTCATCAGTGCAACGGCCTGCGGCGCCGAAGCCGAATCGATCAAAGCCGATGTGATCCAGCGGCGCGCGTCCTCACAGGCCGCGCTTGTAGGGAGGTTCGAACAGGCCAAGCGCGACGGCGATCTCCCCGACCATGTCGATGTCGCCGGCCTCACAGCTTATCTCTATGCAATCCTCCAAGGCATGGCGGTACAGGCCGGATCGGGCGCGTCGCGCGCCGATCTGGAGCGCGTGGTGGAGACCAGCCTCCTCATGTGGCCGGGCCGATAA
- a CDS encoding efflux RND transporter periplasmic adaptor subunit: MNMISKVQADGSVTDTVLGRRWRWAGLITLGVVIAAAAWALLHREAPAVAAAPPPVVEVVSPLVRAVIEWDDYVGRFEASQSVEVRPRVSGAVTAVHFTDGAMVGKGQLLFTIDPRPYAAALAEARASVASAASDLALATANLDRANRLVTDDAVSTSDLDQLRARVRAATAALAASRARVEARALDLEFTRVRAPIAGRISDRRIDAGNLVSAGDTGGTLLTTINALDPIHFTFDASEALFLKSKRSGSDGASVEVKLQDETDYARTGRLDFTDNGLNPRSGTVRARAVLSNADLFLTPGMFGNMRLANGATAQALLVPDTAIQTDQARKIVLTVGRDGIVSARPVTLGPVVEGLRIVRTGLSLADRVIVNGTQLASPGSKVAVRAGRIATVRAGTTPPPTPPADEASFATR, translated from the coding sequence ATGAACATGATCAGCAAGGTGCAAGCCGACGGCAGCGTCACGGATACGGTCCTGGGGAGACGTTGGCGCTGGGCCGGCCTCATCACGCTCGGCGTTGTCATAGCCGCCGCGGCTTGGGCGCTTCTGCATCGGGAAGCGCCCGCCGTCGCCGCAGCGCCGCCCCCCGTGGTCGAAGTGGTTAGCCCGCTCGTCCGCGCGGTGATCGAATGGGACGATTATGTCGGTCGGTTTGAGGCATCCCAGTCAGTCGAGGTGCGCCCGCGGGTGTCCGGAGCGGTCACCGCCGTGCACTTCACGGACGGAGCGATGGTCGGGAAGGGCCAGCTCCTCTTCACGATCGATCCCCGCCCCTATGCCGCGGCTCTCGCCGAGGCGCGTGCCAGCGTAGCGAGCGCGGCCAGCGACCTCGCGCTTGCCACGGCCAACCTCGACCGCGCCAACCGGCTGGTGACCGACGATGCAGTGTCGACCAGCGATCTCGACCAGCTCCGCGCGCGCGTCCGGGCTGCGACGGCGGCGCTCGCGGCCAGCCGCGCGCGCGTCGAGGCCCGCGCGCTCGATCTTGAATTCACCCGCGTGCGGGCGCCGATCGCGGGCCGCATCTCGGACCGGCGCATTGATGCCGGAAATCTCGTGTCGGCGGGCGACACCGGCGGAACGCTGCTGACGACGATCAACGCGCTTGATCCGATCCACTTCACCTTCGACGCGTCCGAAGCGCTGTTTCTCAAATCGAAGCGGTCGGGATCGGACGGCGCAAGCGTCGAGGTCAAGCTGCAAGACGAGACCGATTATGCTCGCACCGGCCGTCTCGACTTCACCGACAACGGTCTCAACCCACGCTCGGGGACAGTGCGCGCGCGCGCTGTCCTGTCGAACGCAGATCTGTTCCTGACTCCCGGCATGTTCGGCAACATGCGGCTCGCCAACGGCGCAACCGCACAGGCATTGCTGGTGCCCGACACCGCAATCCAGACCGATCAGGCGCGGAAGATCGTGCTGACAGTCGGCCGCGACGGAATTGTCTCAGCAAGGCCGGTCACGCTGGGCCCGGTCGTCGAGGGCTTGCGGATCGTGCGCACCGGCCTTTCGCTCGCGGATCGCGTCATCGTCAACGGCACCCAACTCGCCAGCCCAGGCAGCAAGGTTGCGGTGCGCGCCGGGCGGATCGCCACGGTCCGCGCCGGGACCACGCCGCCGCCAACGCCGCCCGCCGACGAAGCGAGTTTCGCCACCCGCTAG
- a CDS encoding efflux RND transporter permease subunit encodes MRLSRFFITRPIFAAVIAIVITIVGALAYLGLPVSQYPNIVPPTVTVAATYPGASAETVAETVAAPIEQEINGVDGMLYQSSQSTGDGRVTITVTFRSGTDLDAAQVLVQNRVAIATPRLPQEVQRLGIVTKKTTPDFLMVVNLVSPDRSHDTQYLSNYALTQVKDRLARIEGVGDVQLFGARDYAMRVWIDPGRAGALGLTAGDIVQALRAQNVQVAAGTLGQPPYNQSNAFQLNVETQGRLTEPEQFANVVIRSDPDGRQVRVSDVARVELGAADYATNTYLSGEPTVLLGVFQRPGSNALAAAEAITAEMESLEKGFPPGLAYKVIYNPTEFIAQSIDAVMTTLLEAVVLVVLVIVVFLQRWRAAIIPVVAIPVSLIGTFAVLLVAGYSLNNLSLFGLVLAIGIVVDDAIVVVENVERNLARGMSPLQAAFTSMEEVSAALVAIVAVLCAVFIPTLFMTGLSGAFYQQFAATISTATIISLIVSLTLSPALAALLLKDHAEDAPAHSRFMRSVRRAGDAFNRGFDAMSARYGAMTRVLVTRPRRVMIAYAGFIAATGAMLWTTPTGFIPQQDQGYFLTVIQLPSGSSVERTDAVMRKVAGRILPLEGVKGAVMLAGFDGPSQTLAPNAAAAYIPLEAFKDRPGLHVDQIMAEAQKATADITEARLMIVPPPVIQGIGAAGGFRMMVQDRGGHGYQALGNEANALIAKANQAEGLAGAYTFFDTSTPRIFVDIDRRKSDMLGVPPERVFEALHVYLGSVFVNDFNLLGRTYRVTAQADAPFRQTPADIASLKTRSDAGGMVPIGSVATFEDKTGPYRVVRYNMFPAVEVDGNTAPGFSSGQSLVTMERLAAETLPNGYGTEWTDIAFQQQLAGNTAALVFALAVLFVFLVLAAQYESLVLPLSIIMIVPMCLLAAMIGVNLRGMDNNVLTQIGLVVLIALAAKNAILVVEFARQAEAEDGLSPVEAAIRAAGDRLRPILMTSFAFILGAVPLMIASGAGAELRQALGTAVVFGMFGVTGFGLVFTPTFYVVCRALGDRLRRRRAAPPALLQPAE; translated from the coding sequence ATGCGCCTTTCGCGCTTCTTCATCACCCGCCCGATCTTCGCCGCCGTCATTGCGATCGTCATCACGATCGTCGGCGCGCTCGCCTATCTCGGGCTGCCGGTCTCCCAATATCCCAACATCGTGCCGCCGACGGTGACAGTCGCGGCGACCTATCCCGGCGCCTCGGCCGAGACGGTCGCGGAAACGGTCGCCGCGCCGATCGAGCAGGAGATCAACGGCGTCGACGGGATGCTGTACCAATCGTCGCAATCGACCGGCGACGGGCGGGTGACGATCACGGTTACCTTCAGGTCGGGCACGGATCTCGACGCCGCGCAGGTGCTCGTTCAGAACCGCGTCGCGATCGCGACGCCGCGCCTGCCCCAGGAAGTCCAGCGCCTCGGCATCGTCACCAAGAAGACGACGCCGGACTTCCTGATGGTCGTCAACCTCGTCTCGCCCGACCGCTCGCACGATACCCAATATCTGTCCAACTACGCGCTAACGCAGGTGAAAGACCGGCTGGCGCGGATCGAAGGCGTCGGCGATGTCCAGCTTTTCGGCGCGCGCGATTATGCGATGCGGGTATGGATCGATCCGGGCCGCGCCGGGGCGCTGGGCCTCACCGCGGGCGACATCGTCCAGGCTCTGCGCGCACAGAACGTCCAGGTTGCGGCCGGTACGCTCGGCCAGCCGCCCTACAATCAGAGCAATGCCTTCCAGCTCAATGTGGAGACGCAGGGCCGGCTGACCGAACCCGAGCAGTTCGCCAATGTCGTCATCCGCTCGGATCCCGACGGACGCCAAGTGCGCGTCTCCGATGTTGCACGGGTCGAGCTCGGCGCGGCCGATTATGCGACCAACACCTATCTCTCGGGCGAGCCGACCGTCCTGCTCGGCGTGTTCCAGCGCCCAGGTTCTAACGCGCTCGCGGCCGCCGAGGCGATCACCGCCGAGATGGAATCGCTCGAGAAGGGCTTCCCGCCGGGCCTTGCCTACAAGGTCATCTACAATCCGACCGAGTTCATCGCCCAGTCGATCGACGCGGTCATGACGACGCTCTTGGAGGCGGTGGTCCTCGTCGTCCTCGTCATTGTCGTCTTCCTCCAGCGTTGGCGCGCCGCGATTATTCCCGTCGTCGCGATACCAGTGTCGCTGATCGGCACTTTCGCGGTCCTGCTCGTTGCCGGCTATTCGCTCAACAATCTGTCGCTCTTCGGTCTGGTGCTGGCCATCGGCATCGTCGTCGACGATGCCATCGTGGTGGTCGAGAATGTCGAACGCAACCTCGCGCGCGGCATGTCGCCGCTGCAGGCGGCGTTCACCTCGATGGAGGAGGTTTCGGCGGCGTTGGTCGCCATCGTCGCGGTCCTCTGCGCGGTGTTCATCCCGACCCTGTTCATGACCGGCCTATCCGGCGCCTTCTACCAGCAGTTCGCGGCGACAATCTCGACCGCGACCATCATCTCGCTAATCGTGTCGCTGACGCTGTCCCCCGCCCTCGCGGCCCTCTTGCTCAAAGATCATGCCGAGGACGCGCCGGCGCACTCCCGGTTCATGCGCAGCGTCCGCCGCGCGGGTGACGCCTTCAACCGCGGATTCGATGCGATGAGCGCGCGCTACGGCGCTATGACCCGCGTGCTGGTCACGCGTCCGAGGCGCGTGATGATCGCCTATGCCGGCTTCATCGCCGCCACCGGCGCGATGCTTTGGACGACCCCGACCGGTTTCATCCCCCAGCAGGACCAGGGCTATTTCCTGACCGTCATCCAGCTTCCGTCGGGATCTTCGGTCGAACGGACGGATGCCGTGATGCGCAAGGTCGCGGGCCGCATCCTGCCGCTCGAGGGCGTCAAGGGTGCGGTGATGCTCGCCGGGTTCGACGGGCCGTCGCAGACGCTCGCGCCCAATGCGGCGGCGGCCTACATCCCGCTCGAAGCGTTCAAGGACCGGCCGGGCCTGCACGTCGACCAGATCATGGCGGAGGCGCAGAAGGCGACCGCGGACATCACCGAGGCGCGGCTGATGATCGTGCCGCCCCCCGTCATTCAGGGCATCGGCGCCGCCGGCGGCTTCCGGATGATGGTGCAGGACCGGGGCGGCCACGGCTACCAGGCGCTCGGCAATGAAGCCAACGCGCTGATCGCCAAGGCCAATCAGGCCGAGGGACTGGCCGGCGCCTACACCTTCTTCGACACGTCGACGCCGCGGATCTTCGTCGACATCGACCGGCGCAAGTCCGACATGCTGGGCGTGCCGCCCGAACGCGTCTTCGAGGCGCTCCACGTCTACCTCGGCTCGGTCTTCGTCAACGATTTCAACCTGCTCGGCCGCACCTACCGCGTCACCGCGCAGGCCGACGCGCCGTTCCGCCAGACCCCGGCGGATATCGCAAGCCTCAAGACGCGGTCCGATGCCGGCGGCATGGTCCCGATCGGATCGGTCGCGACCTTCGAGGACAAGACGGGCCCCTATCGTGTGGTGCGCTACAACATGTTCCCGGCGGTCGAAGTTGACGGCAACACCGCGCCCGGTTTCTCGTCGGGCCAATCGCTGGTGACGATGGAAAGGCTCGCCGCCGAGACGCTGCCCAACGGCTATGGCACCGAATGGACCGACATCGCCTTCCAGCAGCAACTGGCGGGCAACACGGCAGCGCTGGTGTTCGCGCTCGCGGTCTTGTTCGTCTTCCTCGTACTGGCGGCACAATATGAAAGCCTGGTCCTCCCGCTCTCGATCATCATGATCGTGCCGATGTGCCTGCTCGCCGCGATGATCGGCGTGAATCTGCGCGGCATGGACAACAATGTGCTGACGCAGATCGGGCTGGTCGTCTTGATCGCGCTCGCCGCCAAGAATGCGATCCTGGTGGTCGAGTTCGCGCGGCAGGCCGAAGCGGAGGACGGGCTGTCGCCGGTGGAGGCGGCGATCCGCGCGGCGGGCGATCGCCTCCGCCCGATCCTGATGACGAGCTTCGCCTTCATCCTCGGCGCCGTCCCGCTGATGATCGCCAGCGGCGCCGGCGCGGAACTCCGCCAGGCGCTGGGCACCGCGGTCGTCTTCGGCATGTTCGGCGTCACCGGCTTCGGCCTCGTATTCACACCCACTTTCTATGTCGTCTGCCGCGCGCTCGGCGACCGATTGCGGCGCCGCCGCGCCGCACCGCCGGCGCTGCTGCAGCCCGCCGAATAA